A region from the Geobacillus vulcani PSS1 genome encodes:
- a CDS encoding glycosyltransferase, giving the protein MMKTVLIYYPFSLAAERNSGSKLRPYEMHQAFLRWGAKEGVDVLLIAGTSAEREKQFQELRSQGKLDDVWFCYMENQTIPLWLTDPGHRPQRPFVDRDVLRYLKGRNVPIGVFYRDVYWKFPDLYPLRGWKKAAMQMIYRWEERFYERYCDVIFLPSLEMGTYVAIRRPMVDLPPGGKQKPFQRSGTAKQPLNAIYVGGINNADYGLPLLLEAIRLANRREPLVSLTVVCRKDEYERQPLAVKEELAALQVRVEHVSGEALDRLYAEMDFAFIPRRRSEYNDFSVPVKLVDYLSSGLPIVATACSAQKRLIEADGYGVICDDNPSSMAEAIAKMADMLEECRLRIAQTFMAKHSWEARVEKVKETLVGGLR; this is encoded by the coding sequence ATGATGAAAACCGTATTGATTTATTACCCGTTTTCACTCGCCGCGGAACGAAACAGCGGGTCCAAGCTGCGGCCGTATGAAATGCATCAGGCGTTTTTGCGTTGGGGAGCGAAGGAGGGAGTGGACGTTCTTCTGATTGCTGGCACGTCCGCCGAGCGGGAAAAGCAATTTCAAGAGCTCCGCAGCCAAGGCAAGCTCGATGATGTCTGGTTTTGCTATATGGAAAACCAGACGATTCCGCTTTGGCTCACTGACCCAGGACACCGGCCGCAGCGTCCGTTCGTCGATCGGGATGTGCTCCGCTACCTGAAAGGCCGCAACGTTCCCATTGGCGTCTTTTACCGCGACGTCTATTGGAAGTTCCCTGATTTGTATCCGCTCCGCGGTTGGAAAAAAGCGGCCATGCAAATGATATACCGTTGGGAAGAACGGTTTTATGAGCGGTACTGCGATGTCATCTTTTTGCCGAGCCTCGAAATGGGAACATACGTCGCGATCCGCCGCCCGATGGTCGATTTGCCGCCGGGTGGGAAGCAAAAGCCGTTTCAGCGGTCCGGGACGGCAAAACAGCCGCTGAATGCCATTTATGTCGGCGGCATCAACAATGCCGACTACGGGCTTCCGCTCCTGCTTGAGGCGATTCGCCTGGCCAACCGCCGTGAGCCGCTTGTTTCGCTCACCGTCGTCTGCCGAAAAGACGAGTACGAGCGGCAGCCGCTTGCGGTGAAAGAAGAGCTTGCCGCCTTGCAAGTGCGCGTCGAGCACGTCAGCGGCGAAGCGCTCGACCGTTTGTATGCGGAGATGGATTTCGCCTTCATCCCGCGGCGGCGGAGCGAGTACAATGATTTTTCCGTTCCCGTCAAACTGGTCGACTATCTGTCGAGCGGCCTGCCGATTGTTGCCACCGCTTGTTCGGCGCAAAAGCGATTGATTGAAGCGGATGGGTATGGCGTCATTTGCGACGACAACCCGTCGTCGATGGCAGAAGCGATCGCCAAGATGGCGGACATGCTCGAGGAGTGCCGCTTGCGCATTGCGCAGACGTTTATGGCGAAACATTCATGGGAAGCGAGAGTGGAAAAGGTGAAAGAAACGTTGGTGGGGGGCCTCCGATGA